A genomic segment from Moorena sp. SIOASIH encodes:
- the dusA gene encoding tRNA dihydrouridine(20/20a) synthase DusA, with amino-acid sequence MTAPSTAISPNSPPTEAKIISSGYPLSIAPMMDRTDRHYRYFMRQITRRTLLYTEMVTSAAILHGDRERLLGFSPEEKPLVLQVGGDTPSELAECARIAEAMDYDQINLNVGCPSSRVQNGNFGACLMAQPEQVARCVEAMVKVVNIPVTVKHRIGIDHLDRYEDMANFVRIVSEAGCQHFTVHARKAWLQGLSPKENRNIPPLRYSDVHRLKQELPELFVEINGGFTSLEQVQEQREYVDGVMIGRAAYDNPYLFAKADCDIYGETVIPPTRHQVVEAMFSYIDHWVAKGLKLNKITRHMLQLFAGQPGSRAWKRHLTENSCLVGVGSDVVREALAKIP; translated from the coding sequence ATGACTGCTCCGAGTACAGCTATTTCACCCAATTCACCTCCAACTGAAGCCAAAATTATTAGTAGTGGTTATCCCTTAAGTATTGCGCCAATGATGGATCGCACTGACCGCCACTATCGCTATTTCATGCGCCAGATTACACGACGGACATTACTGTACACCGAAATGGTCACCAGTGCAGCAATTCTCCATGGCGATCGCGAACGCTTGCTAGGCTTTTCCCCAGAAGAGAAACCCCTAGTCTTACAAGTTGGTGGTGACACTCCCAGTGAATTAGCTGAATGTGCCCGAATTGCTGAAGCTATGGACTATGACCAGATTAATCTCAACGTTGGTTGTCCCAGTAGTCGGGTGCAAAATGGCAATTTTGGAGCTTGTTTGATGGCGCAGCCTGAACAGGTAGCACGCTGTGTAGAGGCTATGGTTAAAGTAGTGAACATACCCGTTACTGTCAAGCACCGTATCGGTATTGATCACCTTGACCGCTATGAAGACATGGCTAATTTTGTCCGCATTGTCTCAGAGGCCGGTTGTCAGCATTTTACTGTACATGCCCGCAAGGCTTGGCTACAGGGTTTGAGTCCAAAAGAGAATCGTAACATTCCCCCCTTACGTTACAGTGACGTCCATCGTCTCAAGCAGGAGTTACCTGAGTTATTCGTGGAAATTAATGGTGGATTCACTAGTCTTGAACAAGTGCAAGAACAACGGGAGTATGTCGATGGGGTAATGATTGGGCGTGCAGCTTACGACAATCCCTATCTGTTTGCCAAAGCTGATTGTGATATCTATGGCGAGACAGTTATACCCCCAACTCGCCATCAGGTGGTCGAAGCCATGTTTTCCTATATTGATCACTGGGTAGCCAAAGGTCTTAAGCTTAACAAAATCACCAGACATATGCTGCAATTATTTGCAGGGCAACCAGGTAGTAGAGCTTGGAAACGTCATCTAACCGAAAATTCCTGCTTGGTTGGTGTTGGTTCTGATGTCGTTCGCGAAGCCTTAGCTAAAATCCCCTAG
- a CDS encoding Rpn family recombination-promoting nuclease/putative transposase, giving the protein MIFISPKTDFAFKKIFGSSESKEVLISFLNALIYQGESRINNLEIIDPYNAGYTTELKDTYLDVKAVLNDGSMVIIEMQVLNVPAFDKRVIYNLAKTYSTQLKYGEGYSKLKPVIALTITDFTMFEETDRYLTRFLFQEEQEKFIYRNQHLTMVFVELPKFSRSLEELETASEKWIYFMKEAPNLEAIPDTLSEIPEIAQALTIANQANMSRKDLEELHKREVFMEDRKGEIRQALEEGREEGRLVMQGLISRQLEGKLGAIPSEIIEGIQQLSLEQLEGLGVAMADFTTSVDLSNWLRDNQ; this is encoded by the coding sequence ATGATATTTATCAGCCCCAAAACCGATTTTGCTTTTAAGAAAATCTTTGGTTCCTCTGAAAGTAAAGAAGTCCTAATTAGCTTTCTAAATGCTCTGATATATCAAGGAGAATCTAGGATAAATAACTTAGAGATTATTGACCCATACAATGCTGGCTATACTACGGAGTTAAAGGATACCTACCTGGATGTCAAGGCTGTCTTAAATGATGGCTCCATGGTCATTATTGAAATGCAAGTGTTAAATGTTCCGGCTTTTGATAAACGAGTAATCTATAATCTCGCCAAAACCTATAGCACTCAATTAAAATATGGAGAAGGATATTCTAAACTGAAGCCGGTGATTGCTTTAACAATTACAGACTTCACCATGTTTGAAGAAACCGACCGATACCTAACTCGATTTCTATTTCAAGAAGAGCAAGAGAAGTTTATCTACCGAAACCAACACCTAACCATGGTGTTTGTAGAACTGCCGAAATTTTCCCGGTCTTTAGAAGAGTTAGAAACAGCATCGGAGAAATGGATATATTTTATGAAGGAAGCCCCAAATTTAGAAGCAATTCCCGATACCTTATCAGAAATCCCGGAAATTGCTCAGGCGCTAACCATAGCTAATCAAGCGAATATGAGTAGAAAAGACTTGGAGGAATTACACAAACGAGAAGTATTTATGGAAGACCGCAAAGGTGAAATTCGTCAAGCTCTGGAAGAAGGGCGGGAAGAAGGGAGATTAGTCATGCAGGGATTGATATCCCGTCAACTGGAAGGTAAACTTGGTGCAATTCCCTCAGAAATTATCGAGGGAATTCAACAATTATCTCTAGAACAATTAGAAGGTTTAGGAGTTGCTATGGCAGATTTTACCACCAGCGTAGATTTGTCGAATTGGTTGCGGGATAACCAATGA
- a CDS encoding CHAT domain-containing tetratricopeptide repeat protein — MAIPDNTSDTQLDFLLKVLKATTESRGDKQVVYPLLAANIEKLNHKLAEKLRAFATSKLAEVKPYQSKLLAADIGSFSTLIQELPLGDKASNIEIAITGYEVVLTVFTREAFPEIWATIQYNLGNAYRDRIKSEKAQNIEEAIACYQQALRVYTFEAFPETWAITKDNLGAAYSDRIKGEKAQNIEEAIACYQKALRVYTFEAFPQQWAMTQYNLGNAYRDRIKGDKAQNIEEAIACYQQALRVRTFEAFPQQWARTQNNLGIAYGDRIKGEKAQNIEEAIACFQQAIIVRTFEAFPLDWARTQNNLGIAYNQRIKGDKAQNLEDGITCLQQALRVYTFEAFPQQWAMTQNNLGIAYRDRIKGDKAQNIEEAITCYQKALRAYTFEAFPVDLSTTQNNLGIAYGNRIKGDKAQNIEDAIACYQQALKVTTFEAFTQSHAETLFNLGLAYKGSNQFTLAYSTLASAIATVESLREEIVSGQESKRKQAEEWNTLYISMVEVCLEFKNITEAIDYVERSKTRNLVEEIISRDLNTIFPPEVVNKLEQYRDEIAAGQNQIQQGKADNPTALAQRLKELRQQRNDLQDQYLPIGSSFNFEQFQNNLDHYTAIIEFYITGDKLLTLIFTRQTQQPIVLQSEPQDLEKLGNWINEYLRSYYTETSDWQNDLSKHLHGLADILSIDDIIQQIPERCDRLILIPHRYLHLLPLHALPITSKQGEGNSKILMEQFPAGVSYAPSCQLLQLAKTRKRPKDFTHLFAVQNPSADLVYTTIEVDVIKSYFNPPPDTEVLVEKAATKAAIDSKALNTFHCAHFSCHGYFNYQEPRKSALILANAHKPASAESNSERYLRVSEEEVFDLDKCLTIDEVFGLQLEQCRLVTLSACETGLIDYTNSSDEYIGLPSGFLVAGSPAVVSSLWMVNDLSTALLMIKFYQNLREQIPLAVALNQAQFWLRDSTQSQLLAWSRKLSIDSSSIKKIEQALDWFNPDEQPFQNPYYWAAFCVLGE, encoded by the coding sequence ATGGCAATTCCTGACAATACATCTGATACCCAACTTGACTTTCTGTTAAAGGTACTAAAAGCAACCACAGAGAGTAGGGGTGATAAACAGGTAGTATACCCATTACTGGCAGCAAATATAGAAAAACTTAATCATAAGTTAGCAGAAAAATTGCGGGCTTTTGCAACAAGTAAGCTGGCGGAAGTAAAACCATATCAATCAAAATTACTAGCAGCAGATATTGGCAGTTTCAGCACTCTAATTCAGGAATTACCCTTGGGTGACAAAGCCAGCAATATCGAAATTGCCATCACTGGCTATGAAGTCGTACTAACTGTTTTCACCCGTGAAGCATTTCCTGAAATATGGGCAACGATACAATATAATCTTGGGAATGCTTACCGTGACCGAATCAAAAGTGAGAAAGCACAGAATATTGAAGAGGCGATCGCTTGTTACCAACAGGCTCTTAGAGTGTATACCTTTGAGGCATTTCCCGAAACATGGGCAATAACAAAAGATAATCTTGGTGCTGCTTACTCTGACCGAATCAAAGGGGAGAAAGCACAGAATATTGAAGAGGCGATCGCTTGTTACCAAAAGGCTCTTAGAGTGTATACCTTTGAGGCATTTCCCCAACAATGGGCAATGACACAATATAATCTTGGTAATGCTTACCGTGACCGAATCAAAGGTGATAAAGCACAGAATATTGAAGAGGCCATAGCTTGTTACCAACAAGCTCTTAGAGTCAGAACCTTTGAGGCATTTCCCCAACAATGGGCAAGGACACAAAATAATCTCGGGATTGCTTACGGTGACCGAATCAAAGGGGAAAAAGCACAGAATATTGAAGAGGCGATCGCTTGTTTCCAACAGGCTATTATAGTCAGAACCTTTGAGGCATTTCCTCTTGATTGGGCAAGGACACAAAATAATCTCGGGATTGCTTACAATCAACGAATTAAAGGTGATAAAGCACAAAATTTAGAAGATGGTATTACTTGTTTACAGCAGGCTCTTAGAGTGTATACCTTTGAGGCATTTCCCCAACAATGGGCAATGACACAAAATAATCTGGGTATTGCTTACCGTGACCGAATCAAAGGTGATAAAGCACAGAATATTGAAGAGGCCATCACTTGTTACCAAAAAGCTCTTAGAGCTTATACCTTTGAGGCATTTCCTGTTGATTTGTCAACGACACAAAATAATCTCGGTATTGCTTACGGTAACCGAATCAAAGGTGATAAAGCACAGAATATTGAAGATGCCATCGCTTGTTACCAACAGGCTCTGAAAGTAACAACCTTTGAGGCATTTACCCAAAGCCATGCAGAAACTTTATTCAACCTAGGGCTGGCTTACAAAGGTAGTAACCAGTTTACTTTAGCTTACAGTACCTTGGCATCTGCCATTGCCACCGTAGAATCTTTGCGGGAGGAAATTGTTTCTGGTCAAGAAAGCAAACGCAAGCAAGCAGAAGAATGGAACACACTTTATATAAGCATGGTAGAAGTTTGCCTAGAATTCAAGAATATCACCGAAGCCATTGACTATGTTGAAAGGAGCAAAACCCGCAATTTAGTTGAAGAAATTATCAGCCGTGACCTGAACACCATCTTTCCCCCAGAAGTTGTCAATAAACTAGAACAATACAGGGATGAAATAGCCGCAGGTCAAAACCAAATCCAACAGGGCAAAGCTGACAATCCCACCGCCCTGGCACAACGTCTTAAAGAATTGCGACAGCAGCGCAATGATTTACAAGACCAATATTTACCTATCGGTTCTAGCTTTAACTTTGAGCAATTTCAAAACAATTTAGATCACTACACTGCTATTATAGAGTTTTACATTACAGGGGATAAGCTGCTCACGCTCATCTTTACCCGCCAAACTCAACAGCCCATAGTTTTGCAATCTGAGCCCCAAGACTTAGAAAAATTGGGAAATTGGATAAATGAATATCTGCGAAGCTACTACACCGAAACATCTGATTGGCAAAACGACCTGAGTAAACACCTACATGGGCTAGCTGATATTCTATCCATTGATGACATCATTCAGCAGATTCCCGAAAGGTGCGATAGATTAATTTTAATTCCCCATCGGTATTTACATTTGTTGCCGCTTCATGCTTTACCGATTACCAGTAAGCAGGGAGAAGGTAACTCTAAAATTCTGATGGAACAATTTCCAGCAGGAGTAAGTTACGCCCCTAGCTGTCAACTACTCCAACTTGCTAAAACCAGAAAACGCCCAAAAGATTTTACCCACCTGTTTGCGGTTCAAAACCCCAGTGCTGATTTAGTTTACACTACTATCGAAGTAGACGTAATTAAAAGCTACTTCAATCCACCACCAGATACAGAAGTTCTTGTGGAAAAAGCTGCCACCAAAGCTGCCATCGATAGCAAAGCTCTCAACACATTCCACTGTGCCCATTTTAGCTGTCACGGTTACTTTAATTACCAAGAACCACGGAAATCGGCTCTAATCCTGGCAAATGCCCACAAACCTGCATCTGCTGAATCCAATTCGGAGCGCTATTTACGGGTAAGTGAAGAGGAAGTATTTGATTTAGATAAGTGTCTGACTATAGATGAAGTCTTTGGCCTACAATTAGAACAATGTCGCCTGGTTACTCTTTCCGCTTGTGAAACAGGATTGATTGATTACACTAATAGCAGCGATGAATACATTGGTTTACCCAGTGGTTTCCTAGTTGCGGGAAGTCCAGCAGTAGTTAGTAGCCTGTGGATGGTAAACGATTTATCGACAGCGTTGTTGATGATTAAATTTTATCAGAATCTACGAGAGCAGATACCTTTAGCAGTTGCCCTTAACCAAGCCCAATTCTGGCTGCGGGATAGCACCCAGTCTCAGTTGCTAGCCTGGAGTAGGAAGTTATCTATAGACAGCTCTTCGATCAAAAAGATTGAACAAGCACTGGATTGGTTTAACCCAGATGAGCAACCCTTCCAAAACCCATACTATTGGGCAGCATTCTGTGTACTTGGAGAGTAA
- a CDS encoding DUF4351 domain-containing protein, which yields MIEDRQQQRNLSAFVQLLAGVKFDEQLIQAYFREDMMQESVVYQRIIRQGLEQGLEQGLEQGLEQGLEQGKRNELNLIKRLLNRRLGEINSQLQNQIEELSFDQLEDLGEALLDFESDAARSWGFPP from the coding sequence ATGATTGAAGATAGACAACAGCAGCGTAACCTATCTGCTTTCGTGCAACTGTTGGCTGGGGTGAAATTTGATGAGCAGTTAATTCAAGCCTATTTTCGGGAGGATATGATGCAAGAGTCAGTAGTTTATCAACGAATTATTCGCCAAGGATTAGAACAGGGATTAGAACAAGGATTAGAACAGGGATTAGAACAGGGATTAGAACAAGGAAAGCGTAATGAGCTTAATTTGATTAAGCGTCTACTTAACCGTCGCCTAGGTGAAATCAATTCCCAATTACAAAATCAAATTGAGGAATTATCCTTTGACCAGTTGGAGGATTTAGGAGAAGCGTTGTTAGATTTTGAAAGCGATGCAGCGCGGTCTTGGGGGTTTCCCCCATGA
- a CDS encoding NHLP bacteriocin system secretion protein, with amino-acid sequence MAKGQRLTAPCSLLPAPSSPIMTQQKRPIFRQQALDRLSDPERLDRLMPVVSPVDWLPLGGLAIFGLLGVLWSIVGTIPITVTGKGVLINPRRVVQLQSPISGQLESLTIRTGQCVKKDDILAIINPSDLKQQLQQERDKLAQLKQQIAKITLLRQQRTELETTAITAERTSLQQRLRDTQTLTPRLQDQGLTSILSQRRSLQQRLKDAQELTPILQQRLAKQRDLQQQGAISSERVLQAEQDYREIRQTISEIQAQLQQLQVQETELQQKYLENINTISQIKAELETLDTRTKQLEQDNLEATNTDNNQIQEIQQTIARLQKEVADNSIIKSLHTGCILEITATVGQYLNPGNPLGTLQTPGKARDMISVTYFAVEDGKKIQPGMKILITPDTVKRTRYGGIVGKITEVSPFSITSAGASSVIGNPEVVQKLMGEEGGKIEAIAKLQLDSKTPSGYKWSSSLGPPLEISPGTTTTVRVTVEERSPITWVLPILREWSGIGFVSRL; translated from the coding sequence GTGGCCAAAGGCCAACGGCTCACGGCTCCCTGCTCCCTGCTCCCTGCTCCCTCCTCCCCGATAATGACTCAGCAAAAACGCCCCATCTTCCGTCAACAAGCCCTAGACCGATTATCTGATCCAGAACGGTTAGATCGGTTAATGCCAGTAGTTAGTCCCGTCGATTGGCTACCCTTGGGGGGATTGGCTATATTCGGCCTTTTAGGGGTACTCTGGAGCATAGTTGGGACTATTCCCATCACAGTCACGGGTAAGGGAGTGCTGATTAATCCCCGTCGGGTGGTACAGTTACAATCTCCGATATCGGGACAGTTGGAATCCTTAACGATTCGCACAGGTCAATGTGTAAAAAAAGACGATATCCTGGCAATCATTAACCCCTCTGATCTAAAACAGCAGTTACAACAAGAACGGGATAAACTGGCTCAGTTAAAGCAACAAATCGCAAAAATTACCTTACTCCGACAACAACGCACCGAGCTAGAAACAACAGCAATTACTGCTGAAAGAACGAGCTTACAACAACGGTTACGAGATACTCAAACCTTGACTCCCCGCCTCCAAGATCAAGGATTAACTAGCATCTTGAGCCAGCGTCGCAGCCTCCAACAACGGCTCAAAGATGCCCAAGAATTAACCCCGATACTACAACAGCGACTGGCCAAGCAACGAGACTTACAACAACAAGGAGCAATTTCCTCTGAACGGGTTTTACAAGCAGAACAAGACTATCGAGAAATTCGTCAAACTATCTCCGAGATTCAAGCACAGTTGCAACAGTTACAAGTACAGGAAACGGAACTACAACAGAAGTATTTAGAAAATATCAATACTATTAGTCAAATTAAAGCGGAATTGGAAACCTTAGACACCCGTACTAAACAACTAGAACAGGATAATCTGGAAGCTACCAATACTGATAATAATCAAATTCAGGAAATACAGCAAACCATCGCCCGATTACAAAAAGAAGTTGCAGACAACAGTATTATTAAAAGTCTTCACACTGGATGTATTCTAGAAATAACTGCTACTGTCGGGCAATATCTCAACCCCGGAAATCCCCTGGGAACCCTACAAACACCAGGAAAAGCTAGGGATATGATCAGCGTAACCTATTTTGCTGTGGAGGATGGCAAGAAAATTCAACCGGGCATGAAGATTTTAATTACACCGGATACAGTAAAACGGACAAGATATGGGGGAATTGTCGGGAAAATTACCGAAGTTTCTCCCTTTTCCATCACCTCAGCAGGTGCTAGTTCTGTGATCGGAAACCCCGAGGTGGTACAAAAATTAATGGGTGAGGAAGGAGGTAAAATCGAAGCGATCGCTAAATTACAACTTGACTCAAAAACTCCCAGTGGTTATAAATGGTCATCTTCCCTCGGACCCCCGTTGGAAATTTCCCCAGGAACCACAACAACGGTCAGGGTGACAGTGGAAGAGCGTAGCCCGATTACTTGGGTTTTGCCTATTTTGAGAGAGTGGAGTGGGATAGGGTTTGTATCTAGGTTGTAA
- a CDS encoding type II toxin-antitoxin system Phd/YefM family antitoxin — translation MKTISKSILKSQLLEFLELVESEGEEIVVTDRGKPVVIISKYASNLPSTEQLFGQMRGKVQYFEDLRTPTTE, via the coding sequence ATGAAAACAATTTCCAAAAGTATACTGAAAAGCCAACTGCTGGAGTTTTTGGAGCTTGTAGAGTCAGAAGGGGAAGAAATTGTAGTCACTGATCGGGGCAAACCAGTGGTGATAATTTCTAAATATGCCAGCAATTTACCTTCAACAGAACAGTTATTTGGACAAATGCGCGGTAAAGTACAGTATTTTGAGGATTTAAGAACTCCTACAACAGAATAA
- a CDS encoding NHLP bacteriocin export ABC transporter permease/ATPase subunit: MTEKALRELASILNPTTDIPQGETPLLIAVGAIGKALGITIRPPAKSENANTLDAIARASGFRTRRVTLTANWWKTDSGPLLAFTKEENQPVALLPVKATKYEILDPVELTRTPLNRHTATTIAPIAYTFYRPLPDQEITVWDILQFTIRGRTPDLIKILGVGVVATLFGMLTPQITGILIDSAIPDAKRQLLIQMGLGLLAASFGVMIFQLAQSLVILRLQTKVSYDTQAALWDRLLKLKPAFFRQYSTGDLHNRVSAVNQIRNRLSGSILRTLFTSLFSLLNLGLLIVYSLPLAFVAIAIALVAVIITTISGMITRRKMRPLQQLSGEIFGLTVQLIGGISKLRVAAAESEAFACWAKKYTKQVKLILSTQLVEDLLTAFNVMLPAVSSMLLFGFTISLMGQSVGETGLSTGTFLAFNTAFGTFITSATRLSNTLIDSLDITILWERAQPILQTKPEVDADKSHPGRLSGKLKLDQVCFRYRQDSPLVLDNITLDAKAGEFIAIFGPSGSGKSTIMRLLLGFETPEAGAIFYDSKDLSGLDIAAVRRQLGVVLQNGRIMSGSIWENIAGGAIVTQDQAREALQMAGLAEDIQAMPMGIHTIISEGGGNLSGGQRQRLFIARALVHKPQILLFDEATSALDNRTQGIVTKSLEQLGVTRIVIAHRLSTIRHADRIYVLHGGKIVQQGSFEELAAVEGLFADLMARQMV; encoded by the coding sequence ATGACAGAAAAAGCCCTGAGGGAACTCGCCTCAATCCTCAATCCCACCACCGACATTCCCCAAGGCGAAACTCCCCTGTTAATTGCTGTAGGTGCTATCGGCAAAGCTTTGGGGATAACCATTCGTCCTCCCGCTAAATCAGAGAATGCCAATACCCTAGACGCGATCGCACGCGCTTCTGGTTTCCGGACCCGTCGAGTCACCCTCACGGCTAACTGGTGGAAAACAGATTCTGGTCCCCTGCTGGCGTTTACTAAGGAAGAAAACCAACCCGTCGCTCTGCTACCGGTCAAAGCCACCAAGTATGAAATCCTTGATCCAGTGGAGTTGACCCGCACCCCCCTCAACCGTCACACTGCCACAACAATTGCTCCCATTGCCTATACCTTTTATCGCCCTTTACCCGATCAAGAGATTACCGTCTGGGATATTCTCCAATTTACCATCAGAGGTCGTACCCCAGACTTGATCAAAATCCTGGGGGTGGGAGTGGTTGCAACCTTGTTCGGGATGTTGACACCACAAATTACTGGTATTCTGATCGACTCTGCCATTCCGGACGCTAAACGCCAATTATTAATCCAAATGGGTTTGGGATTGTTAGCAGCTAGCTTTGGGGTGATGATATTTCAATTGGCTCAAAGTTTGGTAATCCTGAGATTGCAAACCAAAGTCAGTTATGATACTCAAGCCGCCCTTTGGGATAGATTGCTTAAACTCAAACCCGCCTTTTTCCGCCAGTATTCCACAGGGGATTTACACAATCGGGTTTCCGCTGTTAATCAGATTCGTAATCGACTTAGCGGTAGCATTTTGCGAACCCTATTTACCAGTTTATTTTCGTTGCTAAATCTAGGACTATTGATAGTCTACAGTTTGCCTCTGGCATTCGTTGCGATCGCTATCGCTTTAGTAGCAGTAATTATTACTACTATATCCGGTATGATTACGCGACGAAAAATGCGTCCCCTCCAGCAGCTTTCGGGAGAAATATTTGGACTGACAGTGCAGTTAATTGGCGGCATCTCGAAATTACGAGTCGCGGCTGCTGAATCAGAGGCGTTTGCTTGCTGGGCGAAAAAATACACTAAGCAGGTAAAACTGATATTAAGTACCCAGTTAGTGGAAGACTTACTAACCGCTTTTAATGTAATGTTACCAGCAGTAAGTTCCATGCTGCTATTTGGATTTACTATTTCTTTAATGGGACAGTCGGTAGGGGAAACAGGATTATCTACTGGTACATTTCTGGCATTTAATACTGCCTTCGGTACCTTTATCACCAGCGCCACCCGATTAAGCAACACCCTAATTGATAGTTTAGATATCACTATTTTATGGGAACGCGCCCAACCGATTTTACAGACAAAACCAGAAGTTGATGCTGATAAGTCCCATCCCGGCAGGCTTTCTGGTAAACTGAAATTAGACCAAGTTTGCTTTCGTTACCGCCAGGATAGTCCGTTAGTTTTAGATAATATTACCCTAGACGCGAAAGCGGGGGAATTTATTGCTATTTTCGGTCCTTCGGGAAGTGGAAAATCCACTATCATGCGGTTGCTTTTGGGATTTGAAACTCCGGAAGCGGGAGCAATCTTTTATGATAGCAAAGATTTATCGGGATTAGATATTGCAGCGGTCAGGCGACAGTTAGGGGTAGTGCTGCAAAATGGGCGAATTATGAGTGGTTCGATTTGGGAAAACATTGCTGGGGGGGCAATTGTTACCCAAGATCAAGCTCGGGAAGCGTTGCAGATGGCGGGATTAGCTGAGGATATTCAAGCCATGCCCATGGGGATACATACTATTATTTCCGAAGGGGGTGGTAATCTGTCTGGAGGACAGCGACAACGGTTATTTATTGCCCGCGCTTTGGTACACAAACCCCAGATTTTGTTGTTTGATGAAGCGACATCTGCTTTGGATAATCGCACTCAGGGAATTGTTACTAAGAGTTTAGAACAATTGGGGGTAACTCGCATAGTAATTGCCCATCGTTTGAGTACTATTCGTCATGCTGATAGGATTTATGTGTTGCATGGTGGGAAAATAGTACAGCAGGGAAGTTTTGAGGAGTTGGCAGCAGTTGAAGGGTTGTTTGCTGATTTGATGGCGCGACAGATGGTGTGA
- a CDS encoding tetratricopeptide repeat protein has product MIDNLKQTIQHMDRLQTEQRYSEAEALCYQTIKDLPSSEQGYIVQVSLQNRLASILEAQSRYQQALTAVHSAQKILETIKASLSPAIALSLEITTLSTLGTLQRIQGNYAEAEQTYQRAIELIETQGTEQYQSKRIQLANNLAIVYKYWGKFDAAERLYQQTLATLESQYGNHHADIATVYHNLAGLHHARGDYQTAENWARQSYQLHLELFGYHHPKTIADGAALGSILHGLQQWDEAITYFETAITFFDQQFGSVHYDVAVNLNNLAASEQAKGNLSQAEQAYRRALEIKTQLLGESHPELAITLNNLASVLKQKGKTEEAKEFFEQARAIFAATLGEDHPNTQICKDNINL; this is encoded by the coding sequence ATGATAGACAACTTAAAACAAACCATTCAGCACATGGATCGCCTCCAGACTGAACAACGTTATTCTGAAGCAGAAGCCCTATGTTATCAAACCATTAAAGATTTACCATCCTCAGAACAAGGGTACATCGTCCAGGTAAGCTTGCAAAACCGCCTCGCTTCAATTCTAGAAGCCCAGTCTCGCTACCAGCAAGCCCTCACCGCAGTGCATTCGGCACAGAAAATCTTAGAGACAATTAAAGCCAGTCTATCCCCCGCCATAGCCCTTTCTTTGGAAATAACTACCTTATCTACCCTTGGCACTCTTCAACGCATTCAAGGGAATTATGCTGAGGCAGAACAAACTTACCAGCGGGCAATTGAACTGATAGAAACCCAAGGGACAGAACAGTATCAATCTAAAAGGATTCAGCTAGCCAATAATTTAGCAATTGTCTATAAATACTGGGGCAAATTTGATGCAGCGGAACGGCTCTATCAGCAAACATTAGCCACCTTGGAATCACAATACGGCAACCACCATGCTGATATCGCAACAGTTTATCATAATCTGGCAGGACTCCATCATGCCCGTGGAGACTATCAAACTGCAGAAAATTGGGCACGTCAATCCTATCAACTCCACTTAGAACTATTTGGTTACCACCATCCTAAAACCATTGCGGATGGAGCAGCGTTAGGTTCCATTTTACACGGACTACAGCAATGGGATGAAGCGATTACTTACTTTGAAACAGCTATTACCTTTTTTGATCAACAGTTTGGTTCAGTTCACTACGATGTTGCTGTTAATCTCAATAATCTTGCAGCATCTGAGCAAGCTAAGGGGAATTTATCCCAAGCAGAACAAGCCTATCGACGAGCTTTAGAAATTAAGACTCAACTGTTAGGTGAATCCCATCCTGAACTTGCTATTACCTTAAATAATCTGGCATCGGTTCTGAAACAAAAAGGGAAAACTGAGGAAGCCAAGGAGTTTTTCGAGCAAGCACGAGCAATTTTTGCAGCTACCCTAGGGGAGGATCATCCTAACACTCAGATCTGTAAGGATAATATTAATTTGTAA